From Flavobacterium arcticum, the proteins below share one genomic window:
- the htpG gene encoding molecular chaperone HtpG: MSTGKINVSVENIFPLIKKFLYSDHEIFLRELVSNATDATLKLKHLTNIGESSTEYGNPVIEVKVDKEGKKLHIIDQGLGMTSEEVEKYINQVAFSGAEEFLEKYKDSAKDSGIIGHFGLGFYSAFMVAEKVEIITKSHKDEPAVHWTCDGSPEFTLEPSDKTERGTEIILHIAEDSTEFLEESRISELLNKYNKFMPVAIKFGTRTETLPKPEDAPEDYKEETIEVDNFINNPNPAWTKQPSELNEEDYKGFYRELYPMQFEEPLFNIHLNVDYPFNLTGILYFPKLSSDLQVQKDKIQLYQNQVFVTDNVEGIVPEFLTMLRGVIDSPDIPLNVSRSYLQADGAVKKISNYITRKVADKLKSLFTENREDFEKKWNDIKIVLEYGMLSEPKFYEKAGAFVLYPTVDDKYYTLEELKENLKANQTDKDGKLVVLYAGNKDAQHSYIAEAQEKGYEILLLDSPIISHLIQKLEADNENLTFVRVDSDHVDKLINKDEEQISKLSEEEKETLKTTLEEIVPKTTYTVQLEAMDSNAAPFRITQPEFMRRMKEMSQSGGGGMFGMGNMPEMYNLVVNTNHELTNNILHTEDKAQKEALVKQALDLAKLSQNLLKGEELTAFVKRSFDLIK; encoded by the coding sequence ATGTCAACAGGAAAAATTAATGTTTCGGTAGAGAACATATTTCCCTTAATCAAGAAATTCTTATACAGTGATCACGAAATCTTTTTACGTGAGTTAGTATCTAATGCCACCGATGCAACACTAAAACTAAAGCATCTTACCAACATTGGCGAAAGTAGTACCGAATATGGTAACCCAGTTATCGAAGTAAAAGTAGATAAAGAAGGTAAAAAACTACACATTATCGACCAAGGTCTTGGTATGACAAGTGAAGAAGTAGAAAAATACATTAACCAAGTTGCTTTCTCGGGTGCTGAAGAATTTTTAGAAAAATATAAAGACTCTGCCAAAGATTCAGGTATTATAGGACATTTTGGTCTTGGATTCTACTCGGCATTTATGGTTGCTGAGAAAGTAGAAATTATTACTAAGTCACATAAAGATGAACCTGCAGTACACTGGACGTGTGATGGTAGCCCAGAGTTTACGCTGGAACCATCTGATAAAACCGAACGTGGTACTGAGATTATCCTTCACATTGCCGAAGATTCTACTGAGTTTCTTGAAGAATCGCGCATTAGCGAGTTGTTAAATAAGTACAACAAGTTTATGCCAGTAGCTATTAAATTTGGTACTCGTACAGAAACGTTACCAAAACCAGAAGATGCTCCTGAGGATTATAAAGAAGAGACTATTGAGGTAGATAACTTCATCAATAACCCTAACCCTGCATGGACAAAACAACCAAGCGAACTTAACGAGGAAGACTATAAAGGTTTCTACCGTGAATTGTACCCAATGCAGTTCGAAGAGCCATTATTTAACATCCACCTGAATGTAGACTATCCGTTTAACCTGACAGGTATATTATACTTCCCTAAATTATCATCTGACTTACAAGTACAGAAAGATAAAATTCAGCTATACCAAAACCAAGTATTCGTTACTGATAATGTAGAAGGTATCGTTCCTGAATTCTTGACTATGTTACGTGGTGTTATTGATAGCCCAGACATTCCGTTAAACGTATCACGTTCGTACCTGCAAGCAGATGGTGCTGTTAAGAAAATATCAAACTACATTACTCGTAAAGTAGCCGATAAACTAAAATCGTTATTTACAGAAAATCGTGAGGATTTCGAGAAGAAATGGAACGATATTAAAATTGTATTAGAGTATGGTATGCTTAGCGAACCTAAATTCTACGAAAAGGCAGGTGCATTTGTACTTTACCCAACAGTAGATGACAAGTACTACACACTAGAAGAACTTAAAGAAAACCTAAAAGCTAACCAAACAGATAAAGATGGTAAGTTAGTAGTGCTATATGCAGGTAATAAAGATGCACAACATAGTTATATTGCCGAAGCACAAGAGAAAGGCTATGAAATACTACTATTAGACTCTCCTATTATATCGCACCTGATACAAAAACTAGAGGCAGATAATGAGAACCTAACTTTTGTTCGTGTAGACTCTGACCATGTAGACAAGCTTATCAATAAAGACGAAGAGCAAATCTCTAAACTTAGCGAAGAAGAAAAAGAAACACTAAAAACTACGCTAGAAGAAATAGTACCTAAAACCACTTACACGGTACAACTTGAAGCGATGGACAGCAACGCTGCACCATTCCGAATTACACAGCCGGAGTTTATGCGACGTATGAAAGAAATGAGCCAAAGCGGTGGCGGAGGTATGTTTGGTATGGGCAACATGCCAGAAATGTATAACCTTGTGGTAAACACCAACCATGAGCTTACCAACAACATACTGCATACCGAAGACAAAGCGCAAAAAGAAGCATTAGTAAAACAAGCACTAGACCTTGCCAAACTAAGCCAAAACCTACTAAAAGGTGAAGAACTTACTGCCTTTGTAAAACGTAGCTTTGATTTAATAAAATAA
- a CDS encoding EamA family transporter, which translates to MSQNNILKGVFLVGLGATSYGMLATFVKLAYQEGYTTAEVTSSQFILGILGMLLINAFQKKRNGTTVVKAKSKDVKQLMLAGTSLGFTSLFYYLAVRYIPVSIGIVMLMQTVWMGVVLESLLTKKLPSGRKVIAVLIVLTGTALATNLIESSTLPDWRGIGWGLLAAASFTTTMFTSNRVALHLSSTQRSLFMLLGGAVIVFAFAAYTWTGTFNVAIFLRWGIVLSLFGTIIPPILMNAGFPHTGLGLGSIVSSLELPVSVMMAFIILSEKVTALQWVGIALIITAIIVMNINTRRKKNIT; encoded by the coding sequence ATGTCACAAAACAATATACTTAAAGGTGTTTTCTTAGTAGGGCTTGGTGCTACCAGCTATGGTATGCTTGCTACATTTGTAAAACTTGCTTACCAAGAAGGCTATACTACTGCCGAGGTTACCTCATCGCAATTTATACTGGGTATACTAGGTATGCTACTTATTAATGCTTTCCAGAAAAAGCGTAATGGTACTACTGTAGTTAAAGCAAAAAGTAAAGATGTAAAACAGCTTATGCTTGCTGGTACTTCATTGGGCTTTACCAGTCTATTTTATTATCTAGCCGTTCGATATATACCTGTATCTATAGGTATTGTAATGCTTATGCAAACCGTATGGATGGGGGTAGTACTAGAGTCATTATTAACCAAAAAGTTACCCTCGGGACGAAAAGTAATTGCTGTACTTATAGTACTTACAGGTACAGCGCTTGCTACTAACCTTATAGAAAGTAGCACACTCCCCGACTGGCGAGGCATCGGCTGGGGGTTACTTGCAGCAGCATCTTTTACTACCACTATGTTTACTTCAAACAGAGTTGCATTACACTTATCATCTACACAACGTAGTTTATTTATGCTATTAGGCGGAGCCGTTATAGTATTTGCTTTTGCTGCTTATACTTGGACAGGAACTTTTAACGTCGCTATCTTTTTAAGGTGGGGTATTGTACTTTCACTATTCGGGACTATCATTCCGCCTATATTAATGAATGCAGGGTTTCCGCACACAGGGCTTGGCTTGGGTAGTATTGTATCATCGTTAGAATTACCAGTATCGGTAATGATGGCTTTTATAATTTTAAGTGAAAAGGTTACTGCTTTACAATGGGTGGGTATTGCCTTAATTATTACAGCAATTATAGTAATGAATATTAATACACGTCGTAAAAAAAATATAACGTAA
- a CDS encoding alpha/beta hydrolase family protein: MKKIITLFALLITTGLFAQDIKGTWYGLLTFPGGKLRITVHVEQSEKGFTATMDSPDQGTMGIPTENVLFDGKEMSFTIPAINGEYKGVYENNGFVGTFTQNNYPIPLNLGREEIKTEKPKRPQEPVKPYPYYSEEVTFKNEKAGITLAGTLTMPKKEGNFPAVVLISGSGPQNRDEELLGHKPFLVLSDFLTRNGIAVLRYDDRGVATSGGTFEGSTTNDFATDATAAFTYLQSLPSINKRKVGLIGHSEGGTIAPMVANANKDVAFIVLMAGTAIPGDELMMLQNYLLGKANGMPEEELTNLGNINRKIYDVIKEDIPLTEIKTKLYNVFNSELKPLFISKGISNEQVTQYINMQVAELSSPWYTNFIRYNPTTALEKVQCPILALNGDKDLQVAAIANLDAIKRAAEKSGNKKVTTKQLSGLNHLFQESSTGSPSEYGSIEQTIAPSALNEISVWILKQVK, encoded by the coding sequence ATGAAAAAAATCATTACACTATTCGCTTTACTTATCACTACAGGGTTATTTGCCCAAGATATTAAAGGCACATGGTATGGACTACTTACTTTTCCTGGAGGAAAACTGCGTATAACTGTACACGTAGAACAATCTGAAAAAGGCTTTACAGCTACTATGGATAGCCCAGACCAAGGTACAATGGGCATACCTACAGAGAATGTGTTATTTGATGGTAAAGAAATGAGCTTTACCATACCCGCAATAAATGGAGAGTATAAAGGCGTGTATGAAAACAATGGTTTTGTAGGTACATTTACACAAAACAATTACCCAATACCACTTAATTTAGGCCGAGAAGAAATAAAAACTGAAAAGCCTAAAAGACCACAAGAACCTGTAAAACCATATCCATATTATAGCGAAGAGGTTACATTTAAAAACGAAAAAGCAGGTATAACCCTTGCAGGAACACTAACTATGCCTAAAAAAGAAGGTAACTTTCCTGCGGTAGTGCTTATAAGTGGCAGCGGACCACAAAATCGTGATGAGGAACTATTAGGGCACAAACCTTTTTTAGTATTATCTGACTTCTTAACAAGAAATGGCATTGCTGTATTACGCTATGACGACAGAGGTGTAGCTACTTCGGGCGGTACATTTGAAGGTTCTACCACTAATGATTTTGCTACAGATGCTACAGCAGCTTTTACCTACTTGCAATCGTTACCCTCAATAAATAAAAGAAAAGTAGGACTTATAGGGCATAGCGAAGGAGGAACTATTGCCCCTATGGTAGCAAATGCAAATAAAGATGTAGCTTTTATAGTATTAATGGCAGGAACTGCAATACCTGGTGATGAATTAATGATGTTGCAAAACTATTTGTTAGGCAAAGCAAACGGAATGCCTGAAGAAGAACTTACAAATCTGGGCAATATTAATCGTAAAATATATGATGTAATAAAAGAAGATATACCGCTAACAGAAATAAAAACGAAGCTATATAATGTATTTAATAGTGAACTAAAGCCTCTTTTTATTTCTAAAGGGATTTCTAACGAGCAGGTTACTCAATATATTAATATGCAAGTAGCAGAGCTTTCTTCGCCTTGGTACACTAACTTTATACGTTATAATCCTACTACTGCATTAGAAAAAGTACAATGCCCTATATTGGCGCTAAACGGAGATAAAGATTTACAGGTTGCAGCTATTGCTAATCTTGACGCTATAAAAAGAGCTGCCGAAAAAAGTGGTAATAAAAAAGTAACCACTAAACAATTATCAGGGCTTAATCACTTATTTCAAGAAAGCAGTACAGGTTCACCTTCAGAGTATGGTAGTATAGAGCAAACTATAGCACCTTCTGCACTAAATGAAATTTCGGTATGGATACTTAAACAAGTAAAATAA
- a CDS encoding DUF2721 domain-containing protein, which translates to MQLSLETPALLFSATSLILLAYTNRFLTIAGIVRGLKKNYEENQTKSILLEIKNLNLRLTLIRHMQMYGVLSLFFSVFALTLLFFDIQTWAMYMFGLSLLLMLVSLAVSFWEISISVRALQIHLSDLIEEANKKTEK; encoded by the coding sequence ATGCAACTATCCCTCGAAACCCCTGCTTTACTGTTTTCGGCAACATCATTAATACTGCTTGCCTATACAAATCGTTTCCTTACCATAGCAGGCATAGTGCGCGGGCTAAAAAAGAACTACGAAGAAAACCAAACCAAAAGCATACTCCTCGAAATTAAAAACCTTAACCTGCGCCTAACGCTCATTCGGCACATGCAAATGTATGGGGTGCTAAGTCTGTTTTTTTCTGTATTTGCGCTCACGCTGCTTTTCTTCGATATACAAACATGGGCAATGTATATGTTCGGGCTTAGTTTGTTGCTCATGCTGGTATCGCTTGCAGTTTCGTTTTGGGAAATAAGCATATCGGTACGTGCATTACAAATACACCTCAGCGACCTTATAGAAGAGGCCAACAAAAAGACCGAAAAATAA
- a CDS encoding T9SS type A sorting domain-containing protein: MKKLLLLFAMTFMSITYAQNNNTLCSDAQALCGALGNPFINTINSDPAMPGPEYGCLGNEPNPYWFYIPVSDDGVLSFFLSQESFEGNPIDIDFICYGPFSSLAESCNNLDLDHIIDCSYSAAATETATIPNAQAGEYYIMMVTNFSNQAGLITIDIEEETTGAIDCTGIQLTTFIDTNENGVKDSNELNFNLGNFNYEINNDGVVHNVTTPTGNYFIYDPEAANTYDIGFDVLPLYAPYFSVTTSYYEDIAVIAGETVTTYYFPVTVVQPYSDLAVYIIPVQQPRPGFEHNVNVVYANLSPASVAEGSVTFTADAPLTITNVGETVTDLTDVSFTYNFTNLAPYETVTFPVTLYVPVETELGEVVTNTAIITSEVDDMTLDNNTSVNNDIVVGSYDPNDKMESRGRDVLISEFDNNDYLYYTIRFQNMGTASAINVRVEDVLNDQLDESTVEMIRSSHNYVMEKDGNELTWTFDNIQLPAEQDDEAGSNGYVYFRVKPLPGFALGDMIPNGAGIYFDFNEVVETNTFETHFVQATASTDTFELGNFTIYPNPANNAVTIALSNTTNIINSVKVYDLTGKLIFNSSSVVSNNLHINTSAFAKGTYFVDVITNTGIKHTKKLLVN; this comes from the coding sequence ATGAAAAAATTATTATTACTTTTTGCGATGACGTTTATGAGTATTACATATGCTCAAAACAACAACACTTTGTGTTCTGACGCCCAAGCACTCTGTGGTGCGCTAGGCAATCCTTTTATTAATACTATCAATTCTGATCCTGCTATGCCAGGTCCTGAATATGGGTGTTTGGGTAATGAACCAAACCCATATTGGTTTTATATCCCTGTTAGTGATGATGGAGTGCTTAGTTTTTTTCTTAGTCAAGAAAGCTTTGAAGGAAACCCTATTGATATTGATTTTATCTGTTATGGTCCTTTTAGCTCATTGGCAGAGTCTTGTAATAATTTAGACTTAGATCATATTATAGATTGCAGCTATTCGGCAGCAGCAACAGAAACAGCAACCATACCCAATGCACAAGCAGGAGAATATTACATAATGATGGTTACTAACTTTTCTAATCAAGCAGGACTTATTACTATTGATATAGAAGAAGAAACTACAGGAGCTATAGATTGTACTGGTATTCAACTAACAACATTTATAGATACTAATGAAAATGGAGTTAAAGATAGTAACGAGTTAAACTTTAATCTTGGTAATTTTAACTATGAAATTAATAATGATGGCGTAGTACATAATGTTACTACACCAACCGGAAATTATTTTATTTATGACCCCGAAGCGGCTAATACTTATGATATAGGTTTTGATGTACTACCATTATATGCTCCTTACTTTTCTGTAACCACGTCTTATTATGAAGATATTGCAGTAATAGCAGGAGAAACTGTAACTACATATTACTTTCCTGTAACAGTGGTACAACCTTACAGTGATCTTGCTGTTTATATTATTCCTGTACAGCAACCACGACCTGGATTTGAACATAATGTAAATGTTGTTTATGCTAACCTTAGCCCTGCAAGTGTTGCAGAAGGTAGTGTTACTTTTACAGCCGATGCCCCGCTTACTATAACTAATGTAGGCGAAACAGTAACTGATCTTACTGATGTGAGCTTTACTTACAACTTCACGAACCTTGCGCCCTATGAAACCGTTACTTTTCCTGTAACACTATATGTGCCAGTAGAAACAGAGTTAGGAGAAGTAGTTACCAATACAGCTATTATAACTTCTGAAGTGGATGATATGACACTTGATAATAATACATCTGTTAATAATGATATCGTAGTTGGATCTTATGATCCTAATGATAAAATGGAATCAAGAGGTCGAGATGTTTTAATCTCTGAATTTGACAATAACGACTATCTATATTACACCATTCGTTTCCAAAACATGGGTACAGCCAGTGCTATAAATGTAAGAGTAGAAGATGTATTAAATGATCAGCTTGATGAAAGTACAGTAGAGATGATACGCTCTAGCCACAACTATGTTATGGAAAAAGATGGTAATGAGCTTACATGGACTTTTGATAATATTCAACTACCTGCAGAACAAGACGATGAAGCAGGCAGCAATGGCTATGTTTATTTTAGAGTTAAGCCATTACCTGGGTTTGCTCTTGGTGATATGATACCAAATGGTGCAGGAATTTATTTTGACTTTAATGAAGTTGTAGAAACTAATACTTTTGAAACACATTTTGTTCAAGCAACAGCAAGTACAGATACTTTTGAGCTAGGTAACTTTACTATATACCCTAACCCTGCCAACAATGCTGTAACTATTGCTTTGAGCAATACTACTAATATTATTAATTCAGTAAAAGTTTATGACCTAACAGGAAAACTAATATTTAATAGTAGTAGCGTAGTAAGTAACAATCTACATATTAATACTTCGGCATTTGCTAAAGGAACTTACTTTGTAGATGTTATTACCAATACAGGTATAAAACATACTAAAAAACTTTTAGTTAACTAA
- a CDS encoding DUF4369 domain-containing protein, translating into MKRILSLFITLLLLIACNKKDHGDTNLHITGTVKGLKQGKLYIQHVRDTALVTMDSIIINGNSSFESHLKLDSPEMLYLFLDRGQTNSVDNSLPFFAEPGEMTIETTNDEFFAKATITGSENQKMYEEFLKMKKRFTNDNLDLIEQNVKATQENNTVQLDSISQKMDQTTKRRYLFTVNYALNHAKYDLGPYLALSEIYDANVIYLDTIQKSMTPEVAKSYYGKMLTKYVKGIKAEEANSVK; encoded by the coding sequence ATGAAAAGAATTTTATCGCTATTTATTACTCTATTATTGCTTATTGCCTGTAATAAAAAAGATCATGGTGACACTAACCTACACATTACAGGAACTGTAAAAGGTTTAAAACAAGGTAAACTGTACATACAGCACGTAAGAGATACAGCTCTTGTAACAATGGATTCTATTATAATCAACGGGAATTCATCTTTTGAGAGCCATTTAAAACTAGACTCTCCCGAAATGTTATACCTGTTTTTAGATAGAGGGCAAACAAACTCGGTAGATAACAGTCTGCCATTTTTTGCTGAACCAGGTGAAATGACTATAGAGACTACTAACGATGAGTTTTTCGCAAAAGCTACGATTACAGGCTCTGAAAATCAAAAAATGTATGAAGAGTTTCTTAAAATGAAAAAACGCTTTACAAACGACAACCTAGACCTTATAGAGCAGAATGTAAAAGCAACTCAGGAAAATAATACTGTTCAACTTGATAGCATTTCGCAAAAAATGGATCAGACTACAAAAAGACGCTATCTATTTACAGTAAACTATGCACTTAACCATGCCAAGTATGACTTAGGTCCTTACCTAGCATTATCGGAAATATATGATGCCAACGTTATATATCTTGATACAATACAAAAAAGTATGACTCCCGAAGTAGCAAAATCATACTACGGTAAAATGCTTACTAAATATGTAAAGGGTATAAAAGCAGAAGAAGCTAATTCGGTTAAATAA
- a CDS encoding murein L,D-transpeptidase catalytic domain-containing protein codes for MIRITILLLFSFFSCADANKKETNQPIVEKDYSTTHAEALTFCKANNFCADYYFLIDMSIHSGKNRFYTYSFKENKIVDKKLVTHGSCDAYEPNSTKYQKAKYSNRAESHCSSKGKYKIGKRDYSSWGINVKYWLHGLEESNSNAKDRVVVLHSWDAVADVEIYPTYSPLSWGCPAVSNNFMKQLDAKLKQTDKPVLLWIID; via the coding sequence ATGATACGAATAACTATTCTACTACTTTTCAGTTTTTTTAGCTGTGCCGATGCCAATAAAAAAGAAACGAATCAACCAATTGTCGAGAAAGACTATTCGACAACTCATGCCGAAGCACTCACATTTTGTAAGGCTAATAATTTTTGTGCCGACTATTATTTTTTGATAGATATGAGTATTCACTCGGGTAAGAATCGCTTTTATACATACAGTTTTAAAGAAAATAAGATTGTAGACAAAAAACTAGTTACACACGGTAGTTGTGATGCCTATGAACCTAATAGTACTAAATATCAAAAAGCGAAATATAGTAATCGTGCCGAGAGTCATTGTTCTAGTAAGGGAAAATATAAAATAGGCAAACGCGATTATAGTTCATGGGGTATTAATGTAAAGTATTGGCTGCACGGACTAGAAGAAAGTAATAGTAATGCTAAGGATAGGGTAGTAGTACTACATTCTTGGGATGCTGTTGCTGATGTTGAAATTTATCCTACATACAGCCCATTAAGCTGGGGTTGTCCTGCGGTGTCAAATAATTTTATGAAACAACTTGATGCAAAGCTAAAGCAAACTGATAAACCTGTACTGCTTTGGATAATAGATTAA
- a CDS encoding DUF1800 domain-containing protein, translating into MDVNTLWSLRLGFSGKQAQTIKEQGINTFLQNAFATKPDITLPDFFEGSPKTLKEVKAVRQSIKNDVTKARARREKEKKIFFDLKSWWINKMATEEYPLREKMTLFWHNHYVTTYKKVKINYWLYSHNTLLRENAFGNFREITKQILRTNAMIIYLDNNKNTNKGFNENLSRELLELFTLGEGNYTETDIKNGAHGLAGLVAGNEGGYYRTAFQDDEPFTYFGEKGVFKSDEMVDIIFKQKSAPYFITRKLLKWFIYDNPPEELVKYYGDYLREQDYEIEPLLTKIVTEEFDKSTAGSKIKDPLTYVIQLYHELNIKEQNHKLTALFIRQQGMDLFNQPNVKGWSGGNYWLTAQLYLQRNRIANLYCNGKNFSEKMLRSVRKSDEPYTSTFDITIEWNHNNKSKEVITELKDRLLFDTDTITQENFESILKYDFDPTSKGADNGVLRLFNYMVKTPEFQLI; encoded by the coding sequence ATGGACGTAAACACACTATGGTCATTACGACTAGGATTTAGCGGTAAGCAGGCACAAACTATAAAAGAGCAGGGTATTAATACATTTCTGCAAAATGCCTTCGCTACAAAACCAGACATTACCCTACCCGATTTCTTTGAGGGTTCACCCAAGACACTTAAGGAAGTAAAAGCAGTAAGGCAATCAATAAAAAATGATGTTACAAAAGCTAGAGCAAGACGTGAAAAGGAAAAAAAGATATTTTTTGACCTTAAATCATGGTGGATAAACAAAATGGCTACAGAAGAATATCCGCTTAGGGAAAAGATGACCTTATTTTGGCACAATCATTATGTAACCACTTACAAAAAAGTAAAAATAAACTACTGGCTGTATAGTCACAACACGCTTTTGCGCGAAAATGCCTTTGGCAACTTCAGGGAAATTACCAAACAAATATTGCGTACCAATGCAATGATAATTTATTTAGATAATAATAAAAACACCAATAAAGGCTTTAATGAAAACCTGAGTCGTGAACTACTGGAACTTTTTACACTCGGCGAAGGTAACTATACCGAAACCGATATTAAAAATGGTGCGCACGGACTTGCAGGTTTGGTTGCAGGAAATGAGGGCGGTTATTACCGTACTGCATTTCAGGATGACGAACCATTTACTTATTTTGGAGAAAAAGGCGTGTTTAAAAGCGACGAAATGGTTGATATTATTTTTAAACAAAAAAGCGCCCCCTATTTTATAACACGTAAACTGCTTAAATGGTTTATTTATGATAATCCGCCCGAAGAGCTAGTAAAATATTATGGTGATTACCTACGGGAACAGGATTATGAAATTGAACCATTATTAACTAAAATAGTTACAGAAGAATTTGACAAGTCCACAGCAGGCTCTAAAATAAAAGACCCATTAACTTATGTAATTCAGTTATATCACGAACTGAACATAAAAGAACAAAACCACAAGCTTACTGCTTTATTTATAAGACAGCAAGGCATGGACTTGTTTAACCAGCCTAATGTAAAAGGATGGAGCGGCGGTAACTATTGGTTAACGGCACAATTGTATCTACAACGCAACCGAATTGCCAACTTATACTGTAATGGTAAAAACTTTAGTGAAAAAATGTTACGATCTGTCAGAAAAAGTGACGAGCCTTATACTAGTACTTTTGATATAACTATAGAGTGGAATCATAACAATAAAAGCAAAGAAGTAATAACAGAACTAAAAGACAGGCTCCTATTTGATACTGATACCATAACGCAAGAAAACTTTGAAAGCATCTTGAAATATGATTTTGACCCCACGAGCAAAGGAGCTGATAACGGTGTACTCAGACTTTTTAACTATATGGTAAAAACACCCGAATTTCAATTAATTTAA
- a CDS encoding DUF2805 domain-containing protein — MKKSNRVELGKEAIDKIVTMAQEEKKAFQKIKKEFSLSEKEVTEIMRERLPAENFELWKKKVATKKVKQKPQKFNPIQDDDVDTKYYINKKF, encoded by the coding sequence ATGAAAAAGAGTAACCGTGTAGAATTGGGAAAAGAAGCAATTGACAAAATTGTAACAATGGCTCAGGAAGAAAAAAAAGCCTTCCAAAAAATAAAAAAAGAGTTTAGTTTATCTGAAAAAGAAGTAACCGAAATTATGCGTGAGAGATTACCCGCAGAAAATTTTGAGTTATGGAAGAAAAAAGTCGCTACAAAAAAAGTAAAACAAAAACCGCAAAAATTTAATCCCATACAAGATGATGATGTAGATACTAAATATTACATAAATAAGAAATTTTAA
- a CDS encoding DUF1501 domain-containing protein, producing the protein MMNRRNFFKLTGTCTGGLLMVPDFLYNYALQDNVTNADNCLVFIQLEGGNDGLNTYIPYQDELYYKFRPAIGITKSDIISGSGGMGFHPKLSGFADIQQKGDLTVVQNVGYPEPNRSHFRSQEIWQTATDSNKYTNNGWLGRFLDHHYKDYHATGGINFDNIDNLALKGIEPNALTIQNPNTLKTYSSEVNIKLSDNPQLDFVRKIAGSVVDGAEELEKALGKATATDVIYPDSKLAKNMEWMAKLIRGGLNSKVYYTSLSGFDTHSNQKSEHANRLEDVNDAVYTFYKDMKASGKLNNVTIVIFSEFGRRVQDNGKGTDHGTAAPMFIIGGRNKGRNIGSNPDLLNLDNNGDLIHQIDFRSVYASLLKDKFSFDPTQIGITNLALKGIF; encoded by the coding sequence ATGATGAACAGAAGAAACTTCTTTAAACTTACAGGTACATGTACCGGTGGTTTGCTCATGGTGCCTGATTTTTTATATAATTATGCCTTACAAGATAACGTTACCAATGCCGACAACTGCCTTGTTTTCATTCAGCTCGAAGGGGGCAATGATGGGCTTAATACTTATATACCTTATCAGGATGAATTATATTATAAGTTTCGCCCCGCGATAGGTATTACCAAAAGTGATATTATTAGTGGTTCGGGCGGTATGGGATTCCATCCCAAGCTATCGGGGTTTGCTGATATACAACAAAAGGGAGACCTTACTGTAGTACAAAATGTAGGGTATCCTGAGCCTAACCGTTCCCACTTTCGTAGTCAGGAAATATGGCAAACCGCTACCGATTCTAATAAATATACTAACAATGGTTGGTTAGGTCGTTTTTTAGATCATCACTATAAAGACTATCATGCTACAGGGGGGATCAATTTTGATAATATTGATAACCTTGCCCTAAAAGGAATAGAACCTAATGCGCTTACTATACAGAACCCAAATACTTTAAAAACATACAGTAGTGAGGTAAATATTAAATTATCTGATAATCCGCAATTAGACTTTGTCCGAAAAATTGCAGGTTCAGTTGTTGATGGTGCGGAAGAGTTAGAAAAGGCTTTAGGAAAAGCAACAGCTACCGATGTGATCTATCCTGATTCTAAACTAGCAAAAAATATGGAGTGGATGGCAAAACTGATACGAGGCGGACTTAATTCGAAAGTATACTATACTTCACTTAGTGGTTTTGATACACACAGCAACCAAAAATCAGAACATGCTAACCGGCTCGAAGATGTTAATGATGCCGTATATACTTTTTATAAAGACATGAAAGCATCGGGTAAATTAAATAATGTTACTATTGTTATCTTTTCAGAATTCGGACGAAGAGTACAAGATAATGGTAAAGGGACTGATCATGGTACGGCTGCACCAATGTTTATTATTGGAGGAAGAAACAAGGGGAGAAACATTGGTTCTAATCCTGATTTATTAAACCTCGACAACAATGGCGATCTTATTCATCAAATTGATTTCAGGAGTGTATATGCTTCGTTATTAAAAGACAAATTTAGTTTTGACCCCACTCAAATAGGCATTACAAACTTAGCGCTAAAAGGGATTTTTTAA